The window ACAAAGTTCAGGGCTTATTTATTTGCGGGGAGAAGGGTAAACTCAATGTAGTAAAAGGGATGAAATCTGTAAAGAGCACTCAAATGATCTAATCATGTCAAAGAAATCTTACTAAATTATTTACTAAGAGTAATTCAGACCACTGAATGTAGTCTCTGACTAATCAGGCAAGCACGATGCTCAATTTGCCAGTAGTTAAATAGCAAAGGTAATTGCGTTTTCATTAAGCACAAGAACTGTTGTTGTCTCAAGTTAACAATCcttcagaacaacaacaacaacaaaaaaaacaaaaaacaatccttCAGAACAGATAGACTGAGGAGAATGCGCTGGTGTCACCTTCCCATTTTATCTCCACATAACTTAAATGATGATAAAGCTTAATGCTCTTTTGTTTTGATACCACATGCTTATCTTTTTATTACCAGCACAGTTTgggaaaaatcacttttaaaaggtTGGGGAGGGTAAGGTGGACATGTTGAAGATCACGAGCATAAGATCAAATAAATGTAGGTAATTAGGTCTTACTACTAGAAAGATACATGTTTTGTTTGAGAAATACTAAGAACTAGGATAATGATGTATTTATGCTTTATATTATTACAAAGCGTTATCCACATAGTTTATCTTCTCAACCACCTGAGAGGGCAGGTAttaactccattttatagatgaactcAGAGGTACAAATTGCTAAAGCCACAAACTCCtaagtgttcttttcttttttttttttttttttaagattttatttatttgagagagagaacaccagtgGGGGGAAAGCaaagggagacgcagactcctcacaaagcaggaagcccgatacagggtttgatcccaggaccccaggattatgacctgagccacccaagcacccctagagCAAGCTTTTGAATGGGAGAAtctcaaagggggaaaaagtttTATGAGCTTTACCGTATTTCTAGCAAAGTCAAAATCAGTTCTATGTAATATAATTGgacaaagaaatgtttattttaactcTGAATTGGATTCATTATTTGAATTTCTGTGGTGATTTATGACTTTAAAAGAAGTTCTTATTTGAAATTCCTAGTGCctggaggaggaaacagagggACAGACCTGGAGACTGCAGTTCTTTATTCCTCACACAGGTATGGCATCCTAGCATGCTGCTGAAGGAAAGCCTTCCTCTCTAAATGAAAGGGGGAAATTGAATTTTTATCCCAGGGCAAATAACCACTCGTGTGACCCACACATTCTTAAAATCCATTATGGAGTtactttatctttaaatattaattaatggtGTAGTGCTTTGGGAGACTGTCCAACTTTGTGATTATTAGACTACTGTTTTAAATCTAGAAGCTAATTTTTTTACCCtttctaaagagaaaatttacatactttattataaatacaGAATCCCATTATCtggcttagattttttttttttaattgtggataCAATGCtctgaaaaatgctttttatcagcaaaaagttaaaaatatatgcagGTAATTTCTTAAGCTGTCAGGTTTTTagactatattttatttagaaatgtttttgtgtgtgattaTTTAGAATAGTGAATTAACTAGAATACCCTATTGTGTATGGAGTTAACACCATAATGTGAACATCTCAGTTCTTTAGCTGGcctttgcctttttcttactGTATCTGGTCTATTTCAGAGAGCATTTGAGAGGACAGCATAAGAGCATACCTTAATAGGATAGTTAAAAGTAAAGATTACAAATCAGAAACTGTATCaaattttttgttatttgaaatGCCATAGAAACAGTTATTTCCCTGTattaattttccattcttttcctgcTTAATCTTATGCCTCCTTAATTTCAATCAAAAGCTAAATATTTCAAATGGGACAGCTTTTTATCAGGAGTATAGGGAGAACATATTGGCTATCAAAACCCCTCAGAGAATGAGCAATAAAGACTGAGTCAGATAATGTAGAAATTTCTTCCACACCACGATCAGAGTCAGGATTCACTTTGAACATGATGTGGGTGGGTTAGTTAAGCTACATTCCCCCACCCGAAGTGAAACAAGGGACTTATTTTTAACCTCTTGGAGTTTAAGAATAACAGTTACACCTTATTTCTTAAGGGCAATAATACAAGAACTGATCAGAGCCAGTCAGATTATGGTAAATAGGGATTAATTCTGGAATCAAAGCCCTGCATTGTGGCTTTTAATAAACTGGCTTATACTTTCAGAAGATTGCATATACTTgtccattttatttctaaaagcatTGCAAGTTACTGGGCCAAGCAGGGAAAATCAATCACACTGTCCTCAGTGTGTTTAGAGCAGTTTGAAGAGTAGAGAGGATCCAGGGTGGTAACCTTGTGGGAAAGGCTGGGAACGTGGGTAATCCTACTGCCTCTGGTTTGGCAATTTAGAGGGTAGCATATAGGAGGGGTTCCTCTTAAAAGATACGGACTGGTCTTTGGTTTTTAACACTAGTTGTAGAGCTCTTTTCTATTAATTATGCAGAGGACTTAATCTTAGTTTATTCTAAACTTAGAATCTGCCTAGTGATATTTGAGTCCCTTTATGTCTTTATTTCAACTTCAGTGTAGCGCAGTTTAGATGAGCATAAACTGAGAGGTTGTcgtggaagagaggaaagagtaGAATAAAGTGAAGAGGTGCTTCTCTGTTCACTTAGCTGATGTGATAGTAAGCATGTGAAGCCGTGAAACAGTTGAGGCTGGAAATCTGGGAGCCATCCTAAACACTTCCTTCTTTTCCTAACTTCTAGCCAATCACAATTTCTGCCACTTGGCTTCCCTATTTCTTGAAGCTGCTCCCTCACCCCTCATGTAGTAATTGCTCTAGTACATAACCTGTCTTAACTGGACTTCCATATCTGCTCCCTAACCCAAGTCCATTCTCTGCGTGGCACTAGTGATTATGCCAAAACGGTGACTCGCAAGCTTTTTTGACTATGACCTTCAGtaagaaatatactttatattgCAACCTAGGatatgtgtgaatgaatgaaacagaattttcgtggaaaaaattttaaattactgtgTGCCATgcaatctgattattttctgtccttttctactacattttaaaatacattgtttgCCATCCACCAAATTGATTCCAGAGTTGGAGAAACATTGATCTGGACATGAATATGACCAAGTTATTCCTGTCTAAAATGGTTTGATGGCTCCTTATTGTCTTCATTATGAAATTGAAGCTCCCTAACATCAGCATACCGGAACCATTATGTCCTGACCCTGATCCAGTTCTCCTGACGTACTGCTTGCGTGATCTATTCACTGAGCCTCACATTTCACTTCAGTAAATTAGCAAAACTTTTTGTAGCTCTTTGTACTGTGCCTTTTTGTGTATTGTCCACCCTGTTGAAAATCTcctaccaccatttgcttctgcAGAGCTTTACTGATTACTCTTTAATCATTCTGAAGACTCACGTCAGCACCAGTAACCAAGAAGCCTCCCTTCCTACTCTTTCCCTGGCCTCCAGGCTGGATTAAGTAGTTCTTGGAACATAATGTGATTGTTATTTCacttgtttattattatttatatcttatacATAAAAATGGTGACTATTTGAAAGGGCAAGGATTATCTCTTATGAAACTTATCCCAAATGTTTGGCGTGTAACATGTTGTcattgtttgaatgaatgaaaaaacatAAGTAAGATTTGTATATTTGGAAGGAAGATTCAGTGGTATCCTTTAAGATCTTTAACTTAGATTTTGTGATTATATTTCTAGGTgcttattttttaggttttaatataCTTGATGACTTATAGGCTAAGGGTGGATTACATGATTTAAGGATAACTTCTCTGCTTTCAATGTTCTTTCAAGACTTCAATAATTAACAACTCACCAAGGCAATAGTCTGTAATTTCATACCGATACTATACTAGAGTTTTTAGAGTGGCAGAGGACAAATGACATAAATATGGGATTTGACTTCATTTTTAGGAGTCAAAGTAGTAGTGGGGACCTACTACTACTGGACCCTCTGATGGGTCCTGGAACTTATTGGTGAAAGGGTAGGACTCAGGTAGCTCTCTCATAAGCTAAGACCTTTAGGTCAATGAAGACCTGAAATCCTGTCACTTAAGTAGCACCTTCCAATTATGTGATGCCTAAAAAGGAAACTAAGTTGTAGAAGTTTAAAAGGGAGGAAAATTCTGTCTCTTAAACTAATAGGCTATGCCATTCTTCAAAGCCAGATAACTGTATTTTCTGACTCCTATGCCAACTGGGTTCTGGGTGGACTGCCCATGGAAGTACTAAAGTGAGATTAGAAGTTATGAAGAAGAGACCTGCTTGTTTTTGTCAGCAGGAAGGAGCGGAGAGGCGGGAGGTTGGGGGGAAGATGTGTAGACCCTAGTTCAGCAGCAGAAGTGCTCCAGCAGCTTTAGTTAGGAGTATGAGCTTTTGGGATCTGAATAGCCAGccaccttctccctttgctcctctagCTCTGCCAACAAGTTTGTAACCATTTCCCGGTATTAAATTCTACCCTATTTGAAATACCTAGAATAACTTTTCCTGATTAATACAATCTCTAAACAAATTGAGGAGGTTCTGATAAGTTATGTGACTTGCTCATACACACATAGCAATGGTCTTAAGTGGCTAGCACATTTAACTTACTGTTAGTAAATCTAGATACTATTGAAAGTATTTACAGTGTGGCAACAGTCTTTGTAGTGCCCTTTTTAAGATAGAAGAGTTGGTTTTTAAGATAGAAGAGTTGGTTTTAAGAAGTGTTCTCTAGCTGCCACACAAATAATATGTGGATTACCAGTTTTCAAATTTGAATCCGTTTGGGTTTATCTCCTGATTTAGAAGCTAAGTGATTTTTATTCTGTGGTCATTTATTGCCCATATTTTAGCTGTAGAAAGTATGGGATATTGGCATATGACCCTCTGATGGGTCCTGGAacttatttttgcttaaaattttaatcattgggttctgggcagaggagaggggctCTTTACAGCATCAGGGGCCTGATGTAGATGGACTTTGTAGACTTCCATAGTGTGCCTTTTCTACTTGCTGAGATTGTTTAGATCAATGAAGAATATATCCATGATGAATGACTGGTTGACTTATTTAAACTTTCTTGGGTGGCCGGGAATAGATCAGGTACTTGAATTCTGATTGGTGGACCATATTACTAAATGgtcattgtatttttatatcttaataGCTCTTTATAGTAGAAGACTCTTATATTTACCTTTAAGTATCATGTCTTAATCTAAAGAGGTCTAGgtggctttgtttgtttgttttaaagattttatttttaagtaatctccacccaccctggagcttgaactcacaaccctgagatcaagggtcacatgctccaccgactgatacagccaggtgcccctgaagaggtctggttttaaataaagtgaaaatctTTCTAagacaataattataaataatagtgtTCCATTCATACTATAATTGCTACCTCCACATATTAAAATTGCCCCAGTATAATTAATGGTATTGTAATggcattatatggtgacagacgCTGGCTACGCTTATGGCGAGCATAGCATAATGCATGGAGTTGTCAAATAACtctgttgtatatctgaaactaatgtaacattgtgtgtcaactatactgcagttaaaaaaataataataaaattgccCTGGATGAAGTATACTAAACTTAGAAACTAACATTTCAGGTGATAGTTGAACTCCTAATGTTGATTTCTTAAGTTTGAACTTGACAGTCTGGAATTTATAACCTAGAAtgatgttttcttctgtttttctttctaaagctCTTTCACCATGCCTGGGTCACTTCCTTTGAATGCAGAAGCCTGCTGGCCAAAAGATGTGGGAATTGTTGCCCTTGAGATCTATTTTCCTTCTCAATATGTTGATCAAgcagagttggaaaaatatgatGGTGTAGATGCTGGAAAGTATACTATTGGCTTGGGCCAGGCCAAGATGGGCTTCTGCACGGATAGAGAAGATATCAACTCTCTTTGCCTGACTGTGGTTCAGAACCTTATGGAGAGACATAGCCTTTCGTATGATTGCATTGGGCGTTTAGAAGTTGGAACAGAGACAATCATTGACAAATCAAAATCCGTGAAGACTAATTTGATGCAGCTCTTTGAGGAGTCTGGGAACACAGATATAGAAGGAATAGATACAACTAATGCATGCTATGGAGGCACAGCCGCTGTCTTCAATGCTGTTAATTGGATTGAGTCCAGCTCCTGGGATGGTATGTTACGTTATTCCAAAGAAACTCTCCTTGAGGTTGCGCAGGCCCACATGACCTTTTAATTAATGCCATATGTGAATTTACCAGTTATGCTTGTTTGAATATGGTCAGAAATGTACCTCTTTCAACTTACCTGAATTATAAACTGGTTCTCTTTATCATGTAGgacaaaattataaagatttacatttttttctcctttgccaaaGATGGGAAAGCATATCTTAGAAAAACAGAAGACTTCAGTGTATATGTATGATACTTTTAGTGGTGATCACCTTCTTGCATattaacaaaaatctttttcaggaCGATATGCCCTGGTAGTTGCGGGAGATATTGCTGTATATGCCACAGGAAATGCTAGACCTACAGGTGGAGTGGGAGCTGTTGCTCTGCTAATTGGGCCAAATGCGCCTTTAATTTTTGACCGAGGTGAGTGTTTGGGggagagcatttcttttttttttttttattaacaaagtATGCCAAGAAAGTTGAAAGTACAAATAGAAACTAGTACTGAGTATTCATTAAATGCAGATACTACCTGCTAAATATGCGTGTTAGCATATTTAGTCTTTATAACAATTTTATGAGGTAAGTAAtgtcattctcattttacagagaaaatggGTATAAGTAAGAACAGAGGAGTAACTTGCCCACTGTCACTCATTAGTGACaagtttcatttgttttcagttcAGTAGAGCAGTTGTGATCTTCCAGTTAGAGATAGGAAACTTGTATAAAATGTTGTGTATCAAAGGAGTCTTAGGCCTGTCCATGGATACTGTAATGTTTCTTTTCAGTTATGTGTTGGTTTCACCTTGTGATTTCCATACTGCAAGTGGCAAGAGTTGATTAGATGCTTTAGGAACAAGGCAATCTGCTGACTAACATACAAACATCAGGTTGCAGGTATACATGTCCTCTTCCTTTCTTGTTCTCATAGGACTTCGTGGGACACATATGCAGCATGCCTATGACTTTTACAAGCCTGACATGCTTTCGGAATATCCTATAGTAGATGGCAAACTCTCCATACAGTGCTACCTCAGTGCACTAGACCGCTGCTATTCTGTCTACCGCAAAAAGATCCGAGCCCAGTGGCAGAAAGGTGCGTTTCATCCATTTCCCTTGGTTTTGACGTCCGTTGAGGGCAGTGTAATGTGCTGAGTGTCTTCAGTGAGACACTGCCTTGTGGGCATCCTTCATTAGTGTCCTTGAACCATTCCTTCCTCGCCCACCAGATAGCATTTCCCCACAGATTCTGGGAATGAGTAATTTAGGGAAACAGGGAAGCTTTGAAAATGAGGTATATCTGTGCAGAAATGCTTAGGCTTACccccagtaaaaaaaataaacactgaggCAAAGAAAGTAACCtgaattttgttcatcttttggGAGAGGTGTTTTTACAAGGCTTTAGTTTGCAACTGTGATCCAGAGCAAaatctaatgaaaataaattaccGATGTTGACCCCCATCCCCCTACAGCCTGTTTGCATTTGACCTGTGAATTCATCCTTGCTTTTGCAGTATCCTCATTAATCTCTGTCTTTAACCCTGAAAAATGTTCTTGAGATACTAAAAAAGACAGTGTTTGAATTAATGCCATTAAAACACACAGTATCATATAAATTAGCCTTTTTCATAGATCCGCATTTTATAGGCTGTaagagaggtttaaaaaaaagtattgaatgACACAGTAGGATTGAGTAGTCCTAGAGAAGAAGCATTCTTGCAGTGTGTAAAATGTGATACTTTTGATGGTATTTAACAGGACAGAGATTTTCTAACTTTTTAGGACCCACAGTGAGTAGTACACTCTACACTCTACACTGTATGTGCTAAACTCAcacaaaaatatcataaaattacTTACCATGCCACAGGTTACACAGCTattttctactctattctatttcattaaaaaataccgtaaggttaagaaacaaaacaaaatgaaacaaaaaacaggcCCAACCCACTAAATTAATTACAGACTCCTAAGCTCTGAGGTTTGAAAACAGTGATGTAGTGATGGGTAGTGTTCTGTCTCTGGGTGTCTTTTTGATATGCATTTTAAGCCATAGAGATAATTTCATTATACAGTTTATTTTTGGTTGCTGTTTAAAGATAGAAGAACAACTTAGCCTTGTTCTAAAATCATACTTCAAAAGTTAGTGTTTTAAAGtgaatttcataatttctttgGATTTCTCTTGCAgagggaaatgataaagattttaCCTTGAATGATTTTGGTTTCATGATCTTCCACTCGCCCTACTGTAAGCTGGTTCAGAAGTCTCTAGCTCGGATGTTGCTGAATGACTTCCTTAATGACcagaacagagataaaaatagtatatatagtgGCCTGGAAGCCTTTGGGTAAGAGAAgtttgttaggattttttttcttct is drawn from Vulpes vulpes isolate BD-2025 chromosome 4, VulVul3, whole genome shotgun sequence and contains these coding sequences:
- the HMGCS1 gene encoding hydroxymethylglutaryl-CoA synthase, cytoplasmic isoform X1, which gives rise to MPGSLPLNAEACWPKDVGIVALEIYFPSQYVDQAELEKYDGVDAGKYTIGLGQAKMGFCTDREDINSLCLTVVQNLMERHSLSYDCIGRLEVGTETIIDKSKSVKTNLMQLFEESGNTDIEGIDTTNACYGGTAAVFNAVNWIESSSWDGRYALVVAGDIAVYATGNARPTGGVGAVALLIGPNAPLIFDRGLRGTHMQHAYDFYKPDMLSEYPIVDGKLSIQCYLSALDRCYSVYRKKIRAQWQKEGNDKDFTLNDFGFMIFHSPYCKLVQKSLARMLLNDFLNDQNRDKNSIYSGLEAFGDVKLEDTYFDRDVEKAFMKASAELFNQKTKASLLVSNQNGNMYTSSVYGSLASVLAQYSPQQLAGKRIGVFSYGSGLAATLYSLRVTQDATPGSALDKITASLCDLKSRLDSRTCVAPDVFAENMKLREDTHHLVNYIPQSSVDSLFEGTWYLVRVDEKHRRTYARRPSPSEDTLGEGVGLVHSSAATEHIPSPAKKVPRLPATAAEPEAAVISNGEH
- the HMGCS1 gene encoding hydroxymethylglutaryl-CoA synthase, cytoplasmic isoform X2, which translates into the protein MPGSLPLNAEACWPKDVGIVALEIYFPSQYVDQAELEKYDGVDAGKYTIGLGQAKMGFCTDREDINSLCLTVVQNLMERHSLSYDCIGRLEVGTETIIDKSKSVKTNLMQLFEESGNTDIEGIDTTNACYGGTAAVFNAVNWIESSSWDGRYALVVAGDIAVYATGNARPTGGVGAVALLIGPNAPLIFDRGLRGTHMQHAYDFYKPDMLSEYPIVDGKLSIQCYLSALDRCYSVYRKKIRAQWQKEGNDKDFTLNDFGFMIFHSPYCKLVQKSLARMLLNDFLNDQNRDKNSIYSGLEAFGDVKLEDTYFDRDVEKAFMKASAELFNQKTKASLLVSNQNGNMYTSSVYGSLASVLAQYSPQQLAGKRIGVFSYGSGLAATLYSLRVTQDATPGSALDKITASLCDLKSRLDSRTCVAPDVFAENMKLREDTHHLVNYIPQSSVDSLFEGTWYLVRVDEKHRRTYARRPSPSEDTLGEGVGLVHSSAATETFENLI